In Halobaculum limi, one DNA window encodes the following:
- a CDS encoding cupin domain-containing protein → MSDTENATATDGPEPVVKRGSDLSMGTVDAGEGMSKGVLLDESDGAPHFAMRRFELAPGARVPNHTNEVEHEQYVLAGEYTVGIDGEEHTVTAGDALLIPAGVPHWYRNDGDEPGAFICVVPNGDDTIHVLDDE, encoded by the coding sequence ATGAGCGACACCGAGAACGCGACGGCGACAGACGGCCCGGAACCGGTCGTCAAGCGTGGGTCGGACCTGTCGATGGGCACCGTAGACGCGGGTGAGGGGATGTCGAAAGGCGTCCTCCTCGACGAGTCTGACGGTGCACCACACTTCGCGATGCGGCGGTTCGAACTCGCCCCTGGCGCACGAGTTCCCAACCACACCAACGAGGTGGAACACGAGCAGTACGTCCTCGCGGGCGAGTACACCGTCGGAATCGACGGCGAAGAACACACTGTCACCGCGGGCGACGCCCTCCTCATCCCCGCGGGCGTCCCCCACTGGTACCGCAACGACGGCGACGAACCGGGTGCGTTCATCTGTGTCGTACCGAACGGCGACGACACCATCCACGTTCTGGACGACGAGTAG
- a CDS encoding DUF7091 family protein, with protein MGDKFRRVLHQQARKVGREYARSKRAYREGREWGENRADTFDLPTDEEDRARIVCRRHVEKRRVAVNADGEPACFEEGHPDCEGCAEDVREGRVQTW; from the coding sequence TTGGGCGACAAGTTCCGTCGCGTCCTCCACCAGCAGGCCCGGAAGGTTGGGCGCGAGTACGCCCGGAGCAAGCGCGCGTACCGCGAGGGCCGCGAGTGGGGCGAGAACCGCGCCGACACCTTCGACCTGCCCACCGACGAGGAGGACCGCGCCCGCATCGTCTGTCGCCGTCACGTCGAGAAGCGACGGGTTGCGGTCAACGCAGACGGAGAGCCAGCGTGTTTTGAGGAGGGACATCCCGACTGCGAGGGGTGTGCGGAAGACGTGCGAGAGGGGCGCGTCCAGACGTGGTGA
- a CDS encoding HalOD1 output domain-containing protein encodes MSPTGSNEDPPVSQRVVERVAAAEDVDPVELDARLQDAIDTEALDALIARGSSAPTVKFVFCDYRIVVDGGEPVTVAVDSEE; translated from the coding sequence ATGAGCCCCACCGGATCGAACGAGGACCCTCCCGTGAGCCAGCGTGTCGTCGAACGCGTCGCCGCCGCCGAGGACGTCGACCCCGTCGAGTTAGATGCGCGACTGCAAGACGCGATCGACACTGAAGCCCTGGATGCGCTCATCGCACGGGGTTCGTCAGCGCCGACGGTCAAGTTCGTGTTCTGTGACTACCGGATCGTCGTCGACGGCGGCGAACCGGTGACCGTCGCCGTCGACAGTGAGGAGTGA
- a CDS encoding SLC13 family permease has translation MFTPEVLFVAAVILVALVLFVTEPVPVDITALGILVSLLLAEPVSAVFADLGLLVAPFELVTVEQGLSGFANPATLTVLAMFVLSEGVRMTGIVQRLGTLIARITRGDETKQLGATIGIVGPVSGIINNTAAVAILLPMVTDLAERSHTSPSKLLLPLSYASMFGGTLTLIGTSTNILASDLYATLAPPEVARQFGMFEFLPLGAVLLVVGSIYLMTVGRWLTPARIKPRVDLTEEFEMADYLTEVVVREDSPLVGQRVESALVETDFDVDIVQLVRGDQVFLEPLGQKEIKAGDLFAMRTDRATLVELLDVEGLDLIPEVVDEAELEAADRGQNLVEVVVAPGSSLVGESLASASFRQRYDATVLALRRGGELVRQRMDRIPLRVGDTLLVQASEVSVERLDANRNFILAQEIERHDYRQSKTGVAVAIVALAVGLAALNVVPIVVSALAGALAMVVTGCLKPGEVYDAVEWDVIFLLAGVIPLGIAMQSSGTASLIADAVVAGSTVLPPLVLLGAFYVVTALLTNVISNNASVVLMIPVALQVAATLGANPLAFAMAVTFAASTAFMTPVGYQTNLFVYGPGGYRFTDYVRVGAPLQAVFAVVTTLGVPIVFGLGM, from the coding sequence GTGTTCACGCCCGAGGTTCTGTTCGTTGCCGCCGTGATCCTCGTGGCGCTCGTCTTGTTCGTCACCGAACCGGTTCCCGTCGACATCACGGCGCTCGGAATCTTGGTCAGTCTGTTGCTCGCGGAGCCGGTTTCGGCCGTGTTCGCCGACCTCGGACTACTCGTGGCTCCGTTCGAACTGGTGACCGTCGAGCAGGGGCTGTCGGGGTTCGCCAACCCCGCGACGCTGACGGTCCTCGCGATGTTCGTCCTCTCGGAGGGCGTGCGGATGACGGGCATCGTCCAGCGACTCGGCACGCTCATCGCGCGGATCACTCGCGGCGACGAGACGAAGCAACTCGGCGCGACTATCGGCATCGTCGGCCCCGTCTCCGGCATCATCAACAACACCGCCGCCGTCGCCATCCTCCTCCCGATGGTGACGGACTTGGCCGAGCGGAGTCACACGTCGCCGTCGAAACTCCTACTCCCGCTGAGTTACGCGTCGATGTTCGGCGGGACGCTCACGCTCATCGGCACGTCGACGAACATCCTCGCGTCGGACCTGTACGCCACGCTCGCACCGCCGGAGGTCGCCCGGCAGTTCGGTATGTTCGAGTTCCTCCCACTGGGCGCTGTGCTGTTGGTCGTCGGATCCATCTACCTGATGACGGTCGGTCGGTGGCTCACGCCCGCCCGAATCAAACCCCGCGTCGACCTCACCGAGGAGTTCGAGATGGCCGACTACCTCACCGAGGTCGTCGTCCGCGAAGACTCGCCGCTGGTGGGTCAGCGCGTCGAATCCGCACTCGTCGAGACGGACTTCGACGTGGACATCGTCCAGTTGGTTCGCGGCGATCAGGTGTTCCTCGAACCACTCGGACAAAAAGAGATCAAAGCGGGCGACCTGTTCGCGATGCGCACCGACCGCGCGACGCTCGTCGAACTCCTCGACGTGGAGGGGCTAGACCTCATCCCTGAGGTGGTCGACGAGGCGGAACTGGAGGCGGCCGACAGGGGGCAGAACCTCGTCGAGGTCGTCGTCGCGCCGGGGTCGTCGCTGGTCGGTGAGTCGCTGGCGTCCGCGAGTTTCCGCCAGCGCTACGACGCGACCGTCCTCGCGCTCCGTCGTGGGGGCGAGTTGGTCCGCCAGCGGATGGATCGCATCCCCCTCCGCGTGGGTGACACGTTGCTCGTACAGGCCAGCGAGGTCTCCGTCGAACGCCTCGACGCCAACCGCAACTTCATCCTCGCACAGGAGATCGAACGTCACGACTACCGCCAGTCGAAGACGGGCGTCGCCGTCGCCATCGTCGCGTTGGCGGTCGGCCTCGCCGCACTCAACGTCGTCCCCATCGTCGTCTCGGCGCTGGCGGGCGCACTCGCGATGGTCGTCACTGGCTGTCTCAAGCCCGGCGAGGTGTACGACGCCGTCGAGTGGGACGTCATCTTCCTGCTGGCGGGCGTCATTCCGCTGGGCATCGCAATGCAGTCGTCGGGGACCGCCTCGCTGATCGCAGACGCCGTCGTCGCAGGGTCGACCGTTCTCCCACCGCTGGTGTTGCTCGGGGCGTTCTACGTCGTCACCGCCCTGTTGACGAACGTCATCTCGAACAACGCCAGCGTCGTGTTGATGATCCCGGTCGCGTTGCAGGTGGCCGCCACACTCGGCGCGAATCCGCTGGCGTTCGCGATGGCTGTGACGTTCGCGGCGAGTACGGCGTTTATGACGCCCGTCGGCTACCAGACCAACCTGTTCGTGTACGGGCCCGGCGGCTACCGCTTCACCGACTACGTGCGGGTTGGTGCGCCGCTACAAGCGGTGTTCGCTGTCGTCACGACGCTCGGCGTCCCCATCGTGTTCGGCCTCGGGATGTGA
- a CDS encoding CBS domain-containing protein has product MRGIRVGRVAGIPIQLNWTFLLVLPLFAYLIGSQVGEFSGIVGQTFGVAIPADALTAGAVPWVLGTVAAVGLFVSVLLHEFGHSLTAMHYGYAIKGITLWLFGGVAQFEEMPEDWKQEFTIAIMGPAVSVALGLIAYVVFVAVPLPPTVAFVVGYLALMNLVLAAFNLLPGFPMDGGRVLRALLARNRPHARATQIAAEVGKVFAFMLGLFGLFNGNWLTVGLAFFIYIAASSESQQTTMKAAFQGVTVDDVMTPRDRLSVVDPDASVAQLMERMFRERHTGYPVVDRGSLVGMVTLEDAQNVREVERDAYTVGDVMETDIASVTPDADALDALQMMQQRGVGRLAVINQEGELAGLVSRSDLMTAFNIIQQGGRDSLGISDASRLPDVGGRGI; this is encoded by the coding sequence ATGCGAGGCATCCGTGTCGGTCGCGTTGCCGGCATCCCGATCCAGTTGAACTGGACGTTCCTGCTGGTGCTCCCGCTGTTCGCGTACCTGATCGGTAGCCAGGTCGGTGAGTTCTCCGGGATCGTCGGGCAGACGTTCGGCGTCGCCATCCCCGCAGACGCGCTGACCGCGGGGGCAGTCCCGTGGGTCCTCGGTACCGTCGCCGCCGTCGGCCTGTTCGTCTCGGTCCTCCTCCACGAGTTCGGACACTCGCTGACCGCGATGCACTACGGCTACGCCATCAAGGGGATCACACTGTGGCTGTTCGGCGGCGTCGCCCAGTTCGAGGAGATGCCCGAGGACTGGAAACAAGAGTTCACCATCGCGATTATGGGGCCGGCAGTGTCCGTCGCGCTGGGCCTCATCGCGTACGTCGTGTTCGTTGCGGTGCCGCTCCCGCCGACCGTCGCGTTCGTCGTCGGCTACCTCGCCTTGATGAACCTCGTCCTCGCGGCGTTCAACCTCCTCCCCGGCTTCCCGATGGACGGCGGGCGCGTGCTTCGGGCGTTGTTAGCGCGGAACCGACCGCACGCGCGGGCGACCCAGATTGCCGCCGAAGTCGGCAAGGTGTTCGCGTTTATGCTCGGCCTGTTCGGCCTGTTCAACGGCAACTGGCTCACCGTGGGGCTGGCGTTCTTCATCTACATCGCTGCCTCCAGTGAGTCCCAGCAGACGACGATGAAGGCGGCGTTCCAGGGCGTCACCGTCGACGACGTGATGACGCCGCGCGACCGCCTGAGCGTCGTCGACCCCGACGCCAGCGTGGCGCAGTTGATGGAGCGGATGTTCCGCGAACGGCACACGGGCTACCCCGTCGTCGACCGCGGGTCGCTCGTCGGGATGGTCACGCTGGAGGACGCACAGAACGTCCGCGAGGTCGAACGCGACGCCTACACCGTCGGCGACGTGATGGAGACGGATATCGCGAGCGTCACGCCCGACGCGGACGCGCTCGACGCCCTCCAGATGATGCAACAGCGTGGCGTCGGTCGGTTGGCCGTGATCAATCAGGAGGGCGAACTCGCGGGGCTCGTCTCGCGGAGCGACCTCATGACCGCGTTCAATATCATCCAACAGGGCGGCCGCGACTCGCTGGGGATCAGCGACGCGAGCAGGCTTCCCGACGTGGGCGGACGCGGTATCTGA
- a CDS encoding group I intron-associated PD-(D/E)XK endonuclease produces the protein MRSLDEMPSHRKEDYTEAVVVAELKRRGIPVSKPVGDNERYDLIVEAAQELWTLQVKTGSHRDDGINFRGVSQHTNASGNTYKPYDGDVDLFIVYCHELGSMYLVPEAEVGSNMFLRTAEPSQRHRNINWASEYEFDRNWPLDDAFGSPDNLSIVVEMLSERGITLHEPVTEEAYQLLLEADDGTQYRAAVEHGMVNEGRLRFDPKCRLKGPEAIDLVLVYSTELNTLYLVQRDEYNTAISLRVEAPNQWNRDINWAEEYEFDERWPDVSE, from the coding sequence ATGCGTTCACTGGACGAGATGCCGAGTCATCGGAAGGAGGATTACACCGAAGCTGTTGTCGTTGCGGAGTTGAAGCGGCGCGGAATCCCCGTCTCAAAACCAGTCGGTGACAACGAGCGGTATGACCTCATCGTGGAGGCCGCCCAGGAACTCTGGACGCTACAGGTAAAAACCGGGTCTCACCGTGATGACGGGATCAACTTTCGTGGTGTCTCACAGCATACGAATGCCAGCGGAAACACGTACAAGCCGTATGATGGTGATGTGGATTTGTTCATCGTGTACTGCCACGAACTCGGCTCGATGTATCTCGTCCCTGAGGCAGAAGTCGGATCTAATATGTTTCTCAGGACTGCGGAGCCGTCCCAGCGACACAGGAATATCAACTGGGCGAGTGAATACGAATTTGACCGGAACTGGCCCCTAGACGATGCTTTCGGGTCTCCGGACAACCTCTCTATTGTCGTGGAAATGCTTAGTGAACGAGGAATCACGCTCCACGAACCGGTCACGGAAGAGGCGTATCAGTTATTGCTCGAAGCTGACGACGGCACCCAATACAGGGCCGCGGTTGAGCACGGTATGGTGAATGAGGGGCGTCTTCGGTTCGACCCGAAATGTAGACTTAAAGGGCCTGAAGCGATTGATCTCGTATTGGTTTATTCGACGGAACTCAACACGCTCTATCTCGTTCAGCGAGACGAATATAACACGGCTATTTCACTTCGGGTAGAAGCTCCCAATCAGTGGAACCGGGACATCAACTGGGCCGAGGAATACGAATTCGACGAGCGATGGCCCGATGTCTCCGAATAG
- a CDS encoding DUF5814 domain-containing protein produces the protein MAITDKIYLKNHRQIASQLDANIPKGAFTGATLDLVFSGDGLSELDEATRDRVLEFAEDFLDCGCDDAPYCGHPERKFIRYLLELRAQGLGPDAIVDVMGDDYMLYAYPGDVLSFLDDAVRTLEAVESLASVEGDQEAQRRAREAHDELAR, from the coding sequence GTGGCCATCACGGACAAGATCTACCTGAAGAACCACCGGCAGATCGCCTCCCAACTCGACGCCAACATCCCGAAGGGCGCGTTCACGGGGGCGACGCTGGATCTCGTGTTCTCGGGCGACGGCCTGTCGGAACTCGACGAGGCGACCCGCGACCGGGTGTTGGAGTTCGCCGAGGACTTCCTCGACTGTGGGTGTGACGACGCTCCCTACTGCGGCCACCCGGAGCGGAAGTTCATCCGCTACCTGCTGGAACTGCGGGCGCAGGGACTGGGCCCCGATGCTATCGTCGACGTGATGGGCGACGACTATATGCTGTACGCGTACCCCGGCGACGTGCTCTCGTTTCTCGACGACGCGGTGCGCACGCTAGAGGCGGTCGAGTCGCTCGCGAGCGTCGAGGGCGATCAAGAAGCCCAACGCCGGGCACGAGAAGCACACGACGAGTTAGCGCGGTAG
- a CDS encoding replication factor A (Replication protein A protects and stabilize the intermediate ssDNA that is generated by the unwinding action of a DNA helicase at the replication fork. In addition, SSBs prevent the formation of secondary structures by single-stranded template DNA.): MADLQTHAEEIHEQFSDHLDITVEDVEERLASLVNEYRVPVDEARRSVVNAYLDEAGLERDEIGSGGAQELLVGDIDEDEQWVDLRVKVADLWDPNHDSIAQVGLLGDESGTIKFVSFSTSELEALEEGTSYALSNVVTDEYQGNYSVKLNRTTTITELDEDIEVGDDSDEVEGALVDIQSGSGLIKRCPEDDCTRVLQNGRCSEHGQVDGEFDLRIKAVLDDGDAVQEVIFNEEATAELTGIGLDEAKQMAQDALDTTVVAEEMADDIVGRYYRVRGPTFGRYVLADEFEELSGTDDTVDAESLLIRARSL, translated from the coding sequence ATGGCAGACTTGCAAACCCACGCGGAAGAGATACACGAGCAGTTTTCAGACCATCTGGACATCACCGTCGAGGACGTCGAGGAGCGCCTCGCCTCGCTGGTGAACGAGTACCGCGTCCCCGTCGACGAGGCACGCCGCAGCGTCGTCAACGCCTACCTCGACGAGGCGGGCCTCGAACGCGACGAGATCGGCTCCGGCGGCGCACAGGAGCTGCTCGTCGGCGACATCGACGAGGACGAACAGTGGGTCGACCTCCGCGTCAAGGTGGCCGACCTGTGGGACCCCAACCACGACTCCATCGCACAGGTGGGTCTGCTCGGCGACGAGTCGGGCACCATCAAGTTCGTCTCGTTTTCGACGAGTGAACTCGAAGCACTCGAGGAGGGAACGAGTTACGCCCTCTCGAACGTCGTCACCGACGAGTACCAGGGCAACTACTCGGTGAAACTCAACCGGACGACGACCATCACCGAACTCGACGAGGACATCGAAGTCGGCGACGACTCCGACGAGGTCGAAGGCGCCCTCGTCGACATCCAGTCCGGGTCGGGCCTCATCAAGCGGTGTCCCGAAGACGACTGCACGCGCGTCCTCCAGAACGGTCGGTGTAGCGAACACGGCCAGGTCGACGGCGAGTTCGACCTGCGCATCAAGGCCGTCCTCGACGACGGCGACGCCGTCCAAGAGGTCATCTTCAACGAGGAGGCGACCGCCGAACTCACCGGCATCGGTCTCGACGAGGCCAAACAGATGGCGCAGGATGCCCTCGACACGACCGTCGTGGCCGAGGAGATGGCCGACGACATCGTCGGGCGCTACTACCGCGTGCGCGGCCCGACGTTCGGCCGCTACGTGTTGGCCGACGAGTTCGAAGAACTGTCCGGCACCGACGACACGGTCGATGCTGAATCGCTGCTGATCCGCGCGAGGTCCCTGTAA
- a CDS encoding DUF5789 family protein, with translation MADDKQGRDKQSHDAENRRRNRELAMELERGDESEPPIPDDTLEEIEADLQTIAFPATGATIVAAVGDREVESTDGTYTVSELLPETDHETFDAPTAVRIRIQRPTVATAMKRVVEATNALPEATLEGLQWDAYERTFRELAAIDAVDEDEGIRVIADWIVEQIRDDRALPGSRAVRREAAAFCRGNGYEVRNDEWLGV, from the coding sequence ATGGCAGATGACAAGCAGGGCCGAGACAAGCAGTCCCACGATGCAGAGAACAGACGACGAAACCGCGAGCTAGCGATGGAGTTGGAACGAGGAGACGAGTCGGAGCCGCCGATCCCGGACGATACCTTGGAGGAGATCGAAGCGGACCTACAGACGATCGCGTTTCCCGCGACGGGCGCGACTATCGTCGCGGCAGTCGGCGACCGCGAGGTCGAGTCGACCGACGGGACGTACACCGTCTCGGAGTTGCTCCCGGAGACAGACCACGAGACGTTCGACGCTCCCACGGCGGTGCGCATCCGGATCCAGCGACCGACGGTCGCCACCGCGATGAAGCGAGTCGTGGAGGCCACGAACGCACTCCCCGAGGCGACGCTCGAGGGGTTACAGTGGGACGCGTACGAGCGGACCTTCCGAGAGCTCGCGGCGATCGACGCCGTCGACGAAGACGAGGGGATCCGAGTGATCGCCGACTGGATCGTCGAGCAGATCCGCGACGACCGCGCTCTCCCGGGGTCACGAGCGGTTCGCAGGGAGGCGGCGGCGTTCTGTCGGGGCAACGGGTACGAGGTCCGGAACGACGAGTGGCTGGGCGTCTGA
- a CDS encoding DUF7539 family protein, with protein MDEADRQLVHEVRSQLDGWTTSARSEAYTELFEGDDPILSTEELRLLDAVDSLLERHGGDGVWGTDQYGVHADSSGPASDSLGIVCVYHPQVTRDSVLRGVDDLDDRTEERINAALWTYAERVTDIIERELDEYLGRD; from the coding sequence ATGGACGAAGCAGACCGGCAACTCGTACACGAGGTTCGCTCCCAACTCGACGGATGGACGACCTCCGCTCGCAGCGAGGCGTACACCGAACTGTTCGAAGGCGACGATCCGATCCTCTCGACGGAGGAACTCCGACTGCTCGACGCGGTCGACTCCCTGTTGGAACGCCACGGCGGCGACGGCGTCTGGGGAACCGACCAGTACGGCGTCCACGCCGACAGCTCTGGACCGGCGTCCGACTCCCTGGGGATCGTCTGCGTCTACCACCCTCAGGTGACGAGAGACTCGGTTCTCCGCGGCGTCGACGACCTCGACGACCGGACCGAAGAGCGGATCAACGCGGCGCTGTGGACGTACGCCGAGCGCGTCACGGACATCATCGAGCGGGAACTCGACGAGTACCTCGGGCGAGACTGA
- a CDS encoding ribbon-helix-helix protein, CopG family yields MGSKNKTVSFRVNEDAFEALREIADERDLSLSAVFRDYVDTLVAHDGQVEVVPEHRVEDADGESFPPTVEVPKSFVREHERLELEAEHLREQLDEYKAYVTFLQDQLENDEGTDEVVFLEDLDGSHDDDEPYQLG; encoded by the coding sequence ATGGGGAGTAAGAACAAGACCGTCTCCTTCCGTGTCAACGAGGACGCCTTCGAGGCGCTGCGGGAGATTGCCGACGAACGTGACCTGTCGCTGTCGGCGGTGTTCCGCGATTACGTCGACACCCTCGTCGCCCACGACGGGCAAGTAGAGGTCGTCCCCGAACACCGCGTCGAGGACGCCGACGGCGAGTCGTTCCCGCCGACCGTCGAGGTGCCCAAGAGCTTCGTCCGAGAGCACGAACGGCTGGAACTGGAGGCCGAACACCTCCGCGAGCAACTGGACGAGTACAAGGCGTACGTGACGTTCTTACAAGACCAGTTGGAGAACGACGAGGGCACCGATGAAGTCGTTTTTCTCGAGGACCTCGACGGCAGCCACGACGACGACGAGCCGTATCAACTCGGCTGA
- a CDS encoding RPA family protein, whose amino-acid sequence MSQNTLTREVARRVFATEYNDASYTFKESDDDRAPLYLLLPTGERANRVFIVGTLTEKEDVGEDSEYWRGRIVDPTGTFFTYAGQYQPEAASALRELEPPAYVAVVGKPRTYETDDGNVNVSVRPESITTVDAATRDRWVAETAARTLDRIEAFDDEGNEYARMAREQYDLPVEEYRDAAVAALQSLDDADELEGEAPV is encoded by the coding sequence ATGAGCCAGAACACCCTCACCCGAGAGGTCGCACGCCGCGTCTTCGCGACCGAGTACAACGACGCCAGCTACACGTTCAAGGAGTCCGACGACGACCGGGCCCCCCTGTACCTCCTGTTGCCGACGGGCGAACGCGCCAACCGCGTGTTCATCGTCGGGACGCTCACCGAGAAGGAGGACGTCGGCGAGGACAGCGAGTACTGGCGCGGCCGCATCGTCGACCCGACGGGGACGTTCTTCACCTACGCCGGGCAGTACCAGCCGGAGGCCGCGAGCGCCCTCCGCGAACTGGAGCCGCCCGCCTACGTCGCCGTCGTCGGCAAGCCACGGACGTACGAGACGGACGACGGTAACGTGAACGTCTCCGTCCGCCCGGAGTCCATCACGACCGTCGACGCCGCCACCCGCGACCGCTGGGTCGCCGAGACCGCGGCCCGGACGCTCGACCGCATCGAGGCGTTCGACGACGAGGGCAACGAGTACGCGCGGATGGCCCGCGAGCAGTACGACCTGCCCGTCGAGGAGTACCGCGACGCCGCCGTCGCGGCGCTGCAGTCGCTCGACGACGCCGACGAACTCGAAGGCGAAGCGCCCGTCTGA
- a CDS encoding DEAD/DEAH box helicase — protein MSEQLPQVETLFLHERDEDFTVVVERDGSRVLHGVLELKETDAGPRPRRFRVKRKGGEEPRQPDQFVELARSARRIRISEQTNAHARDRLQSMLSAYQLDAKQVRTCRYCANAGRYSPVTSETAVKADRDFICADCAKRELDRELSYKGQFTGNARERLEDLLFEVQDLERITNLLQGNLDPDLTKFDTISATTDEIDAVPTNSLNLHPALQERVEGRFDELLPVQSLSVRNGLFDGDDQLVVSATATGKTLVGELAGVNNALNGNGKMLFLVPLVALANQKHEDFEERYGDVLDVTIRVGASRINDDGNRFDPNADIIVGTYEGIDHALRTGKDMGDIGTVVIDEVHTLKEPERGHRLDGMISRLKHYTEDRGSPAQWVYLSATVGNPEFLGQRLGAKLIEFEERPVPIERHVTFADAREKVKIEKRLVKREFDTKSSKGYRGQTIIFTNSRRRCHEISRKLEYDSAPYHAGLDYKRRKTVERQFGNQDLAAVVTTAALAAGVDFPASQVIFDTLAMGIEWLSVQEFEQMLGRAGRPDYHDEGKVYVLVEPDASYHSSMEGTEDETAFKLLKGEMEDVTTVYDTSSAAEETLANVVVAGKGAKKLNDRMIGEVPTTHAVGKLLEWEFIDGLSPTPLGRAVATHFLAPDDAFRILDGIRKDHHPYDIVADMELAENEEM, from the coding sequence GTGTCCGAACAACTCCCGCAGGTCGAGACCCTGTTCCTCCACGAACGCGACGAGGACTTCACCGTCGTCGTCGAACGCGACGGCTCGCGGGTGCTGCACGGCGTCCTCGAACTCAAGGAGACGGACGCCGGGCCGCGCCCGCGCCGCTTCCGCGTCAAGCGCAAGGGCGGCGAGGAGCCACGCCAACCCGACCAGTTCGTCGAGTTGGCGCGGTCGGCCCGCCGCATCCGCATCTCCGAGCAGACGAACGCGCACGCTCGCGACCGCCTCCAGTCGATGCTGTCGGCGTACCAACTCGACGCCAAACAGGTGCGCACCTGCCGCTACTGCGCGAACGCCGGGCGCTACTCGCCGGTCACCAGCGAGACAGCCGTGAAGGCCGACCGCGACTTCATCTGCGCAGACTGCGCGAAGCGGGAACTCGACCGGGAACTGTCGTACAAGGGCCAGTTCACCGGCAACGCCCGCGAGCGGTTGGAAGACCTCCTGTTCGAGGTCCAGGACTTGGAGCGAATCACGAACCTCTTGCAGGGGAACCTCGACCCCGACCTCACGAAGTTCGACACCATCTCGGCGACGACCGACGAAATCGACGCCGTCCCGACGAACTCGCTGAACCTCCATCCCGCCCTCCAAGAACGGGTGGAGGGGCGCTTCGACGAACTCCTGCCCGTGCAGAGCCTCTCGGTGCGCAACGGTCTCTTCGACGGCGACGACCAACTCGTCGTCTCGGCAACGGCGACCGGGAAGACGCTCGTGGGCGAACTCGCGGGCGTCAACAACGCACTCAACGGCAACGGGAAGATGCTGTTTCTCGTTCCCCTCGTCGCGCTCGCGAACCAGAAACACGAGGACTTCGAGGAGCGCTACGGCGACGTCCTCGACGTGACCATCCGGGTCGGGGCCTCGCGCATCAACGACGACGGCAACCGCTTCGACCCGAACGCCGACATCATCGTCGGGACCTACGAGGGGATCGACCACGCCCTCCGCACCGGCAAGGACATGGGCGACATCGGCACGGTCGTCATCGACGAGGTCCACACGCTGAAAGAACCCGAGCGGGGCCACCGCCTCGACGGGATGATCTCTCGGCTGAAACACTACACCGAAGACCGCGGGTCGCCTGCGCAGTGGGTGTACCTCTCGGCAACCGTCGGCAACCCCGAGTTCCTCGGCCAGCGACTAGGCGCGAAACTCATCGAGTTCGAGGAGCGACCTGTCCCCATCGAACGCCACGTCACCTTCGCCGACGCCCGCGAGAAGGTGAAGATCGAAAAGCGCCTGGTGAAGCGGGAGTTCGACACCAAGTCCTCGAAGGGATATCGCGGGCAGACGATCATCTTCACCAACTCCCGGCGGCGCTGTCACGAAATCTCGCGGAAACTGGAGTACGACTCCGCGCCGTACCACGCTGGTCTCGACTACAAACGCCGCAAGACTGTCGAACGGCAGTTCGGTAATCAGGATCTGGCCGCGGTCGTCACGACCGCCGCTCTCGCGGCCGGTGTGGACTTCCCTGCCTCGCAGGTCATCTTCGACACGCTGGCGATGGGAATCGAGTGGCTCTCGGTCCAGGAGTTCGAGCAGATGCTCGGCCGCGCCGGGCGCCCCGACTACCACGACGAGGGGAAAGTGTACGTCCTCGTCGAACCCGACGCCAGTTACCACTCCTCGATGGAGGGCACGGAAGACGAGACGGCGTTCAAACTCCTGAAAGGCGAGATGGAGGACGTGACGACGGTGTACGACACTTCCTCCGCCGCCGAGGAGACGCTGGCGAACGTCGTCGTCGCGGGCAAAGGTGCGAAGAAACTCAACGACCGGATGATCGGCGAGGTGCCGACCACCCACGCCGTCGGCAAACTGCTGGAGTGGGAGTTCATCGACGGCCTCTCGCCGACGCCGCTGGGACGCGCCGTCGCCACGCACTTCCTCGCGCCCGACGACGCCTTCCGCATCCTCGACGGTATCCGCAAGGACCACCATCCGTACGACATCGTCGCGGACATGGAACTCGCGGAGAACGAGGAGATGTAG